A single region of the Metarhizium brunneum chromosome 6, complete sequence genome encodes:
- the OCH1_1 gene encoding Initiation-specific alpha-1,6-mannosyltransferase, with amino-acid sequence MEKPPLMPSLRARLSPKLRSITLPKKMQKCLAMYLGCVFLLVLLLNLDVLFLLPSPSSIMASPAPPPAKLPGSTFPQKIWQTWKIDPLLFGITETARAMTWIKQNPHMRYEVITDASDLTYVEQHFGPDGFNRPDIVDFYRQLNLRIIKADLLRYMILYAEGGIYADIDVEALRPFHRFIPDRHDERDYDLIVGVEVDMPQFRHHRILGQKSQSFCQWTIAARPRHPVMLHLIDGIMKWLKGVARRQRVALGKVELDFDQVITGTGPSAFTAAVLEEMNRAARAKGEPAVTWDDFHGMGESKVVGRVLVLTVEAFCAGQGHSDSGNHGSRGALVKHHYHASNWPSRHRRYRHPAYGQVEECNWDAECVDQWDRDVAAFDKLSEAERKKIIVERLKLLQEQQQEQQQPQQQQQQQVKSP; translated from the coding sequence ATGGAGAAGCCGCCGCTCATGCCCTCTCTCCGGGCCCGGCTCTCGCCCAAGCTGAGAAGCATCACCTTGCCAAAAAAGATGCAGAAATGCCTGGCCATGTACCTCGGCtgcgtcttcctcctcgtgcTCCTGCTCAACTTAGACGTCCTCTTCCTGCTCCCGAGCCCgtccagcatcatggcctcgcccgcgccgccgcccgccaagCTGCCGGGCAGCACGTTCCCGCAAAAGATATGGCAGACGTGGAAGATCGACCCGCTGCTGTTTGGCATCAccgagacggcgagggccaTGACGTGGATCAAGCAGAACCCCCATATGCGCTACGAGGTCATCACCGACGCCAGCGACCTGACCTACGTCGAGCAGCACTTTGGCCCCGACGGCTTCAACCGGCCCGACATTGTCGACTTTTACCGCCAGCTCAACCTGCGCATCATCAAGGCCGACCTGCTGCGGTACATGATCCTCTACGCCGAGGGCGGCATCTACGCCGACATTGACGTCGAGGCCCTCCGCCCCTTCCACCGCTTCATCCCCGACCGCCACGACGAGCGCGACTACGACCtcatcgtcggcgtcgaggtcgacATGCCGCAGTTCCGCCACCACCGCATCCTGGGCCAAAAGTCGCAGTCCTTTTGCCAGTGGACCATTGCCGCGCGCCCGCGCCACCCCGTCATGCTGCACCtcatcgacggcatcatGAAGTGGCTCAAGGGCGTCGCGAGGAGGCAGCGCGTCGCCCTGGGCAAGGTCGAGCTCGACTTTGACCAGGTCATCACCGGCACGGGCCCGTCGGCCTTTACCGCCGCCGTGCTCGAGGAGATGAACCGCGCGGCCAGGGCCAAGGGCGAGCCCGCCGTCACGTGGGACGACTTCCACGGCATGGGCGAGTCCAAAGTCGTCGGGCGCGTGCTGGTGCTCACGGTGGAAGCCTTCTGCGCCGGCCAGGGCCACTCCGACTCGGGCAACCACGGGTCTCGCGGCGCCCTCGTCAAGCACCACTACCACGCGTCCAACTGGCCCAGCAGGCACCGCCGCTACAGGCATCCCGCCTACGGGCAGGTCGAGGAGTGCAACTGGGACGCCGAGTGCGTCGACCAGTGGGACAGGGACGTGGCCGCCTTTGACAAGCTGTCCGAGGcggagaggaagaagattATCGTCGAGCggctcaagctgctgcaggaacagcagcaggagcagcagcagcctcagcagcagcagcagcagcaggtcAAGAGTCCGTGA
- the PaAT-1_4 gene encoding O-acetyltransferase PaAT-1, which translates to MPAQNSPRLLDRGSLEEAMLNADPEAANDGPLPTHWTSKPSGDTSTSLSRIKSRLWPQPAHRPRALHKTAYLDGLRGFAALLVYWHHHVLWVHNADRLAQNPIFENSFGYASKYHLAALPGVRLLFSGGHFAVSTFFVLSGYVLSIKPLRLIESDDLAGLVDHLASAIFRRWLRLFLPVAATMAVYATSWHLLGLWVDGASPQGSWLGEMWFLYCEFKNFSFVFKDGGVPWLSYSMHVWSIPVEFKGSVVVFASLLAFSRCTLAARLWCQVGLVVYFMYVADGWYCAMFVAGMLLSHLDLLAALGRLPRFLARLAPYKTVVCYHMLVLGIYLGGVPCENRELDQLARNRGWYFLSFFKPQAVFDYKWFYLFWAATLLVSSVSHIGWLKRFFETRVCQYLGRISFALYLVHGPLLWTLGDRLYAAVGFKGPGQLEHMPQWVDRFVLPQNGPVGLEFAFVLPHLILLPVTLCAADFVTRAVDRPSVEFAAWVYRKTLPSVPRKHAKA; encoded by the coding sequence ATGCCCGCCCAAAATTCACCCCGACTCCTCGACAGAGGCTCGCTCGAGGAAGCCATGCTCAACGCCGACCCGGAAGCGGCCAACGACGGACCATTACCGACGCACTGGACATCCAAACCCTCGGGCGACACGTCGACGAGCCTCTCCCGCATCAAGTCACGGCTGTGGCCGCAGCCGGCGCATCGCCCGAGAGCCCTGCACAAAACGGCCTacctcgacggcctgcgcGGCTTCGCAGCCCTCCTGGTCTACTGGCATCACCACGTCCTCTGGGTTCACAACGCCGACAGGCTGGCGCAGAACCCAATCTTTGAAAACAGCTTCGGCTACGCGTCCAAGTACCACCTCGCCGCCTTGCCGGGCGtccgcctcctcttctccggCGGCCACTTTGCCGTCTCTACCTTTTTCGTCCTGTCGGGCTACGTGCTTTCCATAAAGCCCCTCAGGCTCATCGAGAGCGACGACCTCGCCGGCCTGGTCGACCACCTCGCGTCCGCCATATTCAGGCgctggctgcggctgttCCTCCCCGTCGCCGCGACCATGGCCGTCTACGCAACCTCGTGGCATCTGCTGGGCCTGTGGGTTGACGGAGCGAGCCCGCAGGGCAGCTGGCTCGGCGAGATGTGGTTCCTCTACTGCGAGTTCAAAAACTTCAGCTTCGTCttcaaggacggcggcgtGCCCTGGCTCTCGTACAGCATGCACGTCTGGTCGATACCCGTCGAGTTCAAGGGCTCCGTGGTCGTCTTTGCGTCCCTGCTGGCCTTTTCGAGGTGTACCCTCGCGGCGCGTCTCTGGTGCCAGGTCGGGCTCGTCGTCTACTTCATGTACGTTGCCGACGGGTGGTACTGCGCCATGTTTGTCGCCGGCATGCTCTTGAGCCACCTGGACCTgttggcggcgctgggcagGCTCCCGCGGTTTCTGGCGCGGCTTGCGCCGTACAAGACCGTCGTCTGCTACCACATGCTCGTGCTGGGCATCTACTTGGGCGGCGTGCCGTGCGAGAACCGCGAGCTGGACCAGCTTGCCCGGAATCGGGGCTGGTACTTCCTCTCCTTTTTCAAGCCGCAGGCCGTCTTTGACTACAAGTggttttacctcttttgGGCCGCGACTCTACTTGTCAGTTCGGTCTCGCACATTGGCTGGCTAAAGAGGTTCTTTGAGACGCGTGTCTGCCAGTATCTGGGACGCATCTCGTTTGCGCTGTATCTCGTCCATGGACCGTTGCTGTGGACGCTGGGCGACCGGCTCTATGCCGCAGTCGGCTTCAAGGGCCCGGGTCAACTGGAGCACATGCCGCAGTGGGTGGACAGGTTTGTTCTGCCGCAGAATGGGCCTGTTGGGCTCGAGTTTGCGTTTGTTCTGCCGCACTTGATCCTCTTGCCTGTTACCCTCTGCGCGGCCGATTTCGTCACGCGGGCGGTGGACAGGCCAAGCGTCGAGTTTGCGGCATGGGTATACAGGAAAACGCTGCCTAGCGTGCCAAGAAAACACGCAAAAGCTTAG
- the xylB_3 gene encoding Aryl-alcohol dehydrogenase, with translation MATTTALVLSEINAPFSFETVRLDALRPDEALVEIHASGICHTDLSCADGTLPAFAPAVLGHEGAGIVKEIGSQVRHVAVGDKVLLSFCHCQECAQCEDGHPAHCYSFKSLNFGGTRPDGSSAMRRQDDKGGQALYSRFFGQSSFSRHTVASVSSLVKVPDTTDLALFAPLGCGLQTGAGAVLNTLDVQPGSSVAVFGAGSVGMSAIMAAKMRRAKIIIAVDLQPSRLELASRLGATHTLLGSDPDIVAKIGELAPPNGVNYAVDCTGVPAVIETMIQALGSRGHAASVGAPTPGIKTGVDIFAHVIHGRRYSGCCEGDSIPSKIIPYLMDEYAKGNYPVDKLVTFYDFRDFQQAIDDTKRGIALKAVLVWKDSKE, from the exons ATGGCAACGACTACGGCGCTCGTGCTCAGCGAAATCAACGCCCCGTTCAGTTTCGAGACGGTGCGGCTGGACGCACTGCGCCCGGACGAGGCACTCGTCGAAATACACGCCAGCGGCATCTGTCATACCGACCTGTCATGCGCCGACGGGACTCTGCCTGCGTTTGCGCCCGCCGTCCTCGGCCACGAAG GCGCCGGCATCGTCAAAGAGATTGGCTCGCAGGTCCGACACGTCGCCGTGGGTGACAAGGTCCTGCTCTCCTTCTGCCACTGCCAAGAGTGTGCGCAGTGCGAGGACGGCCACCCGGCGCATTGCTACTCGTTCAAGTCGCTCAACTTTGGCGGCACGCGGCCCGACGGATCGAGCGCCATGCGCAGGCAAGACGACAAGGGCGGGCAGGCTCTGTACAGCAGGTTCTTCGGGCAGAGCTCCTTCTCGAGGCACACCGTCGCGTCCGTGTCCAGCCTGGTCAAGGTCCCGGACACAACGGACCTGGCCCTGTTTGCGCCGCTCGGGTGCGGGCTGCAGAcgggcgccggcgccgtcctgAACACGCTCGACGTCCAGCCCGGCAGCAGCGTGGCTGTCTTTGGCGCCGGGTCCGTGGGCATGagcgccatcatggccgccaagatGCGCAGGGCCAAGATTATCATCGCCGTTGATCTCCAGCCGTCGCGGCTCGAGCTGGCGTCTCGACTGGGCGCCACGCACACCCTGCTCGGAAGCGACCCCGACATCGTCGCCAAGATTGGGGAACTGGCCCCTCCCAACGGGGTCAACTACGCCGTGGACTGCACGGGGGTGCCGGCCGTCATCGAGACCATGATTCAGGCTCTCGGAAGCCGTGGGCACGCGGCGTCTGTGGGAGCGCCGACG CCTGGGATCAAGACGGGCGTCGACATCTTTGCCCACGTCATTCACGGCAGACGCTATTCCGGGTGTTGCGAGGGCGACTCGATTCCCAGCAAG ATTATTCCGTACTTGATGGACGAATACGCCAAGGGAAACTACCCGGTGGATAAGCTGGTCACTTTCTATGATTTTCGCGATTTTCAGCAGGCGATTGATGATACCAAGCGCGGCATAGCGCTCAAGGCAGTATTGGTTTGGAAGGACTCGAAGGAGTGA
- the FGR27_1 gene encoding Filamentous growth regulator 27: MRSQQRHDQMAARKRCSRACDMCKRRKERCDGRQPCGRCTERRVHNECRYETEHGGRAAKLHPARHRGGSISSSRGRSSVEPPSVTIDITDSSPAATPLDQSRLILDKKGRFMYLGDSANPSFLQSIRRLVRETQGPGPFVDDPLRPAMVEASPEGAPAWLDAGSDHKSPPALTEDEARHFARQFYLCTNGILDLYDKPVLLDQVPRALARDAVALPLAKPVVYLILALGAQSSPKDLGEVAESCFNYGRYLSARYLMDDPSTLAVEAYILIAMYLLAASRRNAAFMHLGFAVRAAYALGLHLKAVSMRFTADEFRRRERIWKSLRSIDILSSALLGRPPATKETRDTAAPDDYSACGDLLAIMEQVLTDVYEQRQISAATLNRVASRQREWAAVFTRGLAADNIEPGDGIEGGAPNMGLTHLKVVFHWTVMLLTRPFLSERVAAHARQAASSSSSSSPAWTPAESSRVLAHACVNSAIRTLALLEPLVEAWDTPTRLPFSVSCVVHSALVVGLAHFGDMHQIFPLDKSMYTARSLLQRFSSDAIAFRNCTIVQLLHEACQAYAEKRHAASMDMEGQLISSLFGQLHYTPPGTTGAEPGDHSALRVRGAPLLPLPLPPPHYPPPAAGDAISLIDKAFGDDAAADASWDSVSPAKTTVQPLSPSSTPATMPKHDDDAAALPLEVSSAFDGGNILGDEDIVNLESRDDLVSLYALIDTSGGYLGLE; encoded by the exons ATGCGATCCCAACAGCGTCATGACCAGATGGCCGCGCGAAAGAGATGCAGCAGAGCATGTGACAT GTGCAAGAGGCGCAAAGAGCGATGCGACGGACGGCAACCCTGCGGCCGGTGCACCGAGCGGCGAGTTCACAACGAGTGCCGATACGAGACGGAGCACGGGGGACGGGCGGCTAAGCTGCATCCCGCTCGACACCGCGGCGGTTCGATTTCGAGCTCGCGAGGCCGCTCCTCGGTCGAGCCGCCCTCCGTCACCATTGACATTACCGACTCGTCGCCCGCGGCCACGCCCCTGGACCAGTCGCGCCTCATCCTCGACAAGAAGGGCCGCTTCATGTACCTGGGCGACTCGGCCAACCCATCCTTCCTGCAGTCGATCCGGCGCCTGGTGCGAGAGACGCAAGGGCCGGGCCCCTTTGTCGACGATCCCCTGCGGCCGGCCATGGTCGAGGCCTCGCCCGAGGGCGCGCCCGCCTGGCTCGACGCCGGATCCGACCACAAGTCGCCGCCCGCCCTgaccgaggacgaggccaGGCACTTTGCCCGCCAGTTCTACCTGTGCACCAACGGCATCCTCGACCTGTACGACAAGCCCGTGCTGCTGGACCAGGTCCCGCGCGCCCTGGCCCGggacgccgtcgccctccCGCTGGCCAAGCCCGTCGTCTacctcatcctcgccctcggcgcccAGTCGTCGCCCAAGGACCTGGGCGAGGTGGCCGAGTCGTGCTTCAACTACGGCCGCTACCTGTCGGCCAGGTACCTCATGGACGACCCCAGCAcgctggccgtcgaggcctacatcctcatcgccatgtacctcctggccgcctcgcGCCGCAACGCCGCCTTTATGCACCTCGGCTTCGCCGTGCGCGCCGCCTACGCCCTTGGCCTGCACCTTAAGGCCGTGTCGATGCGCTTCACCGCCGACGAGTTCCGCCGCCGCGAGCGCATCTGGAAGTCCCTCCGCAGCATCGACATCCTCTCGAGCGCGCTGCTGGGCCGCCCGCCCGCGACCAAGGAGACGCGCGACACGGCGGCGCCCGACGACTACTCGGCCTGCGGCGACCTgctcgccatcatggagcAGGTGCTGACCGACGTCTACGAGCAGCGCCAGATCTCGGCCGCGACCCTGAACCGCGTGGCCTCGCGGCAGCGCGAGTGGGCGGCCGTCTTCACCCGGGGCCTGGCCGCCGACAACATCGAGCCgggcgacggcatcgagGGCGGCGCGCCCAACATGGGCCTGACGCACCTCAAGGTCGTCTTCCACTGGACCGTCATGCTCCTGACGCGGCCGTTCCTGTCGGAGCGCGTCGCCGCGCACGCCCGGcaggcggcctcgtcgtcgtcatcatcgtcgcccgCGTGGACGCCGGCCGAGTCGTCGCGCGTCCTCGCCCACGCCTGCGTCAACTCGGCCATCCGCACGCTCGCGCTGCTCGAGCCGCTCGTCGAGGCCTGGGACACGCCGACGCGGCTGCCCTTTAGCGTCAGCTGCGTCGTGCACTcggccctcgtcgtcggcctcgcccaCTTCGGCGACATGCACCAGATCTTCCCGCTCGACAAGTCCATGTACACGGCGCGCAGCCTGCTGCAGCGCTTCTCCAGCGACGCCATTGCCTTCCGCAACTGCACCATTGTCCAGCTCCTGCACGAGGCCTGCCAGGCCTACGCCGAGAAGAGGCACGCCGCGtccatggacatggagggccaGCTCATCAGCAGCCTGTTTGGCCAGCTGCACTACACGCCGCCCGGGACCACCGGCGCCGAGCCCGGCGACCACTCGGCCCTCCGTGTCCGGGGcgcgccgctgctgccgctgccgctcccgccgccgcatTACCCCccgcccgccgccggggACGCCATCAGCCTCATCGACAAGGCgtttggcgacgacgccgccgccgacgcgtCCTGGGACAGCGTGTCGCCGGCCAAGACGACGGTCCAGCCCTTGTCGCCGAGCTCCACGCCCGCCACGATGCCCAagcacgacgacgacgccgccgcgctGCCTCTCGAGGTGTCGAGTGCTTTCGACGGCGGCAACATcctgggcgacgaggacattGTCAACTTGGAGTCGCGGGACGACTTGGTCTCCCTGTACGCGCTGATTGACACGTCGGGGGGCTACCTGGGTCTGGAGTAg